A genome region from Arachis duranensis cultivar V14167 chromosome 6, aradu.V14167.gnm2.J7QH, whole genome shotgun sequence includes the following:
- the LOC107495201 gene encoding protein NRT1/ PTR FAMILY 1.2, with product MEHSEDASSENSNSMMENAVSSSSSSSKLRKGGLRTMPFIIVNECLEKVASYGIMPNMILYLINEYKLAAAEATNVIYTWSAMSNVLAIFGAFLSDSYLGRFRVIFIGSISSLLGIASLWLTAMIPSLRPCEALVQICNSASAAQLAVLFLALGLISIGAGCVRPCSIAFGADQLAIKENSNNERLLDSYFNWYYTSIGVSTIIALSVIVYIQENLGWKVGFGVPAGLMFISALSFIIGSPLYIKVKPRSSLLTSFIQVAVVAMKNRKLSVPDSNFDQYYQGIDKELVFPTDSLRFLNKACIIRNPENDLNPDGSIKDPWSLCTVGQVESLKSLLRVLPMWTTGIFMMVSVSSFSTLQANTMDRRLFGNFKIPAGSFNVVMIITLSIVIPIYDRIMVPLLARFTGRPRGFSCKVRMGIGLLFICVAKATSAVVETMRRNTAIEEGFADQPDVIIGMSALWLVPEFVLLGFAEAFYPVSLVEFFYSYFPKTMSSFAMALFTLDLAAADLAGSILVSIVDSVSSMGGNESWLSTNINKGHLNYYYALLTCLGLINYLYFLAVCWAYGPSPGSRAKEDNEQFDYRELPSS from the exons atggaaCACTCTGAAGATGCATCATCTGAGAATAGTAATTCGATGATGGAAAATGcggtctcttcttcttcttcctcttctaaaCTCAGAAAAGGTGGCTTGAGAACCATGCCTTTCATCATAG TAAACGAGTGTTTGGAGAAGGTAGCAAGCTATGGAATCATGCCGAACATGATATTGTACTTGATAAATGAATATAAACTGGCTGCTGCTGAGGCTACAAATGTAATTTACACTTGGTCAGCCATGTCCAACGTCTTAGCTATCTTTGGTGCTTTCCTCTCTGATTCTTATTTGGGTCGCTTTCGCGTCATCTTCATTGGTTCTATCTCAAGCCTTCTT GGAATAGCTAGTTTATGGTTAACTGCCATGATCCCATCGCTACGACCTTGCGAAGCACTCGTCCAAATCTGCAACTCTGCTTCAGCAGCACAGCTAGCAGTTCTGTTTCTTGCTTTAGGACTAATTTCTATTGGAGCTGGTTGTGTCAGACCTTGTTCCATAGCCTTTGGAGCGGATCAACTCGCAATCAAAGAAAACTCGAACAATGAGAGGCTCTTGGATAGCTACTTTAATTGGTATTATACCTCAATAGGAGTTTCAACTATCATTGCTTTGAGTGTAATTGTTTACATTCAAGAAAACCTGGGATGGAAAGTTGGCTTTGGAGTGCCTGCAGGACTAATGTTCATATCTGCTCTCAGTTTCATCATCGGTTCGCCGTTGTATATTAAAGTTAAACCAAGGAGCAGCTTACTTACTAGCTTTATTCAAGTGGCTGTCGTCGCCATGAAGAATCGGAAACTCTCTGTTCCTGATTCAAACTTTGATCAGTATTATCAAGGCATTGATAAAGAGCTGGTGTTTCCAACAGATAGCCTAAG GTTTTTGAACAAAGCTTGCATAATAAGAAACCCAGAGAATGACTTAAACCCAGATGGTTCAATCAAAGATCCATGGAGCCTATGCACGGTAGGACAGGTCGAGTCGCTGAAATCGTTGCTTCGAGTCCTTCCCATGTGGACCACCGGCATCTTCATGATGGTTTCCGTGAGCTCCTTCTCCACTCTCCAAGCAAACACCATGGACAGAaggttatttggtaatttcaAGATTCCAGCAGGATCCTTCAATGTTGTCATGATAATCACTTTATCAATAGTCATTCCAATATACGACCGAATCATGGTACCTTTACTAGCAAGATTCACAGGGCGGCCTAGAGGATTCAGTTGTAAAGTCCGAATGGGGATCGGATTGTTATTCATTTGTGTAGCCAAAGCAACTTCGGCCGTGGTCGAAACCATGAGACGAAATACAGCCATTGAAGAAGGGTTTGCAGACCAACCGGATGTCATAATTGGAATGTCAGCTTTATGGCTTGTGCCGGAGTTTGTTCTGCTTGGATTCGCCGAGGCCTTCTACCCGGTCAGCCTGGTCGAGTTTTTCTACTCTTATTTCCCAAAAACCATGTCTAGTTTTGCAATGGCTTTGTTCACACTTGATCTAGCTGCTGCTGATTTAGCTGGCAGCATTTTGGTGAGCATTGTGGATAGTGTTTCCAGTATGGGAGGGAATGAGAGTTGGTTATCAACCAACATTAACAAGGGTCATTTGAATTACTATTATGCCCTGCTAACTTGCTTGGGATTGATTAACTACCTCTACTTTCTTGCTGTTTGTTGGGCTTATGGACCTTCTCCTGGTTCAAGAGCCAAGGAAGATAATGAACAATTTGATTATAGAGAGTTACCTTCTTCCTAG